In the Triticum aestivum cultivar Chinese Spring chromosome 2B, IWGSC CS RefSeq v2.1, whole genome shotgun sequence genome, TATGTGAGCACCAGCTTTTTTATATGTCCATTCATGGATCTATCTATTAATTCTTGCAAACAAATTGTTGAAAATGAAGCAAGTCCCACAACACATTAATTTGAACAGACAATCACAAAAGCTCAACACGTACTCCTGTAAATAAACACACTAGCTCCAATTCGTGAAAGACCTCCATTTAGGGTTTCACCCTACCACAACAATGATTACCACGCTCATGCCCACACCCACGCCCACGCAGTACAGTATAGTGAGCAGCCACGCCCATGTACTGAGGCTTGCTTCAATTCAGTGGCATGATCAGCCTTTCCTACCTCGCTCgctgagtaaatagcataaaactactactttatagGTTAGGGTTTCAAAAAATTATCAAATTTTATTTTTCGCTGATAACTACCAAGTCAGGGGTTGACTGTTTCAAAAAACCCTAAATCCTCGTCACCAGGCCCACGCATGCGTGGGCGTGGGTGTGGGCCTGGTGCCGGGGCGAGGGGGAGGGCGTGGGCCTGGTGCCGGGGCCCAAAGGATTCTTGTCCCTGCCGATCTCTCCCAGGTTGAAGTGCGCCCGCATCCCCTCCgtcggcacggcggcggcggcgcatcccAGGATTTCGGCGACCGCCTGATCAGCCACGTCGCGCAGGAACACCAGAATCGGCGGGTGGAGCCGAAGGCTCTCTAGAACGACGGCGTGCATGTACTTCATCTGCCGGACGCGTGCCTCGGACAATGCGCCCTCCACGGCGTCGACCTCGCGTCGGATGTTGTTCTGGACCTCCGGTTGGAGCACGAGGTGGGCGAGGGTCCACTCCATGCTGGATACCACGGTCCCTGGCCCAGCACCGAGGAACTCCGAGAGAAGGCTCACCAGCTCGTCGTCTATGAGAGGGCGCAGGGCCTTGCCGTCGGCTGTGTCGTCGTCGACGGGGACGCGGGCGTCGAGGAGGTGGTCTAGATATGCCGGCAGGCCACCACTGAGCGTGAGATGACGGTTAGCGTTCCGTCTTGTGTTGACCAGAGGGAGGAAAAGCTCAGCCTGCTTGCCTCGGAAGGAGAGGAACCGGCGCCACTGCCTCCAGTGCAGCAGCTTCGCTGTCTTGGAGCCGGCGAAATCTATGCTGCCATCAAAGGCCAGCACAAAGGCCTGGAGCAAGTCACGCATGGCGCATACGTGACCCTCGTCCACGCCGCTACTGAAGCACATGCGAGCTACCAGCGGAAACACGGCGGCGTTGAGGATGTCGCGGACGACAATCTCACTGCCGCCGCCGCACTGGACCCGAACGCGGAGGTCAGCAACGAGAGTATCCATGGCCTCGAGGCGCAGCGGGTCCGTGTGTCCAAGACGTGATGGGTGGAGGACCGCGGCGTTGAGGGTGCACCGGAGAGCGCGCCAACGCGGGTCGTAGGGCACGGACGTGAGGTTGTCGCTGTGACTGCGGCGACGCCCGCTGACCAGGGCCACGGGGAATAGGTTCAGTGGTCGGTTGCAGAAGGCATCAGCGTGGTCCATGAGCGCTCGGCGGGCGATGGTAGGGTCGCGGATCTCGATGATCAGCTGTTGACCGTCGTGGACAGCCCAAGCCCAAGCACGACGCCGAAAGACGGCAACTGCGCTGATGCACAACACAATAGAAAGTAGCAACACAGTTAGCACGAATTCCATGGTATGTATGTATCTATGTGTGCCTGCCTACACCCCTGGATATTGGTTGGGATGTTGCTGGGTTTATATAGACAGATACGTACATGTTGCCCATAGTAGCCGCCATGGTGGCATGTGTTAAATTGTGACCTAAATTCTTGCTCCTCCGGTCACGGCCACGCACGCGCGCAGGGTCATCTGCTAGGTGGGTCATGCGCAACCGCTCATCCCCAACATTATCCTTATAGCTTCTTTATCCCCATGATGAATCCCCTTGTCCAATCATTCTCTTTCGACAGCCCTTCTCTCCCTTGTCTCCATGAAACACCACGCTGCCATGAAATTGCCTCTCTTGACCACCACTCCCTCCTCTCCTCCACGCACAGGACGTCCGAACTTCATGcacgagccaacgcaaccaaatgTTCGAATTGATGAAAAGGGCCAGGTCATCCACATGGACCACATATACACTTCAAGATCCCCTCTCGTTTATGACGTGGGAAGTCGGGCAGCAGCAATTTTTGGATAAATTGCGAAAGCTGGGGCCTAAACTCAAGACCTTAGCCCCTTGATGGTGTGCCTGGAAAGTTCAATTTTAAGGATGAAAAGATTATCATGGCATAATTATGGAAACCAAAGAGTTTTGAGTGTTCTGCTACTAATAAGGTTTGCAGTTCTTTGACCCCGTCTACATTCTACTGATACCATGCATTCTTGCATTTGTCATACATGTTGTTTAAGGAATTGTAATGGTGTATAGGGTCTTCACAAGAATAGCCTGCAAACCATAGCAGTGTGCGCATGGAGCCAATTCAGATCCTAGGGAGTAGTACCGGTCGGAAAAGGCACTAAGATGCATGATCACAACATATTCATAATTAACACTAGTTTATTATGTTGTTCCATCTCAGTAGTGTTAATACGTAAGTTAACTTTATTAAGCCTTCCCTTTCTTTCTTCACTAAGTAAATTATATTGTTATATAAGGGGAGATGCATATCACTGTTGAGATAACTTAGTGTTATATGAAGATTCTTCAGGTTCGTGTCATTCGAAAATGGTTTGTTAATAAGatttgatcaaccttattaatggattcttttttagggtcatgtggtcgatgaattttgtaagcacaactttctgtacctacAATTCATTTTCTGTTATTGTTAGTTAAATACAACAAAATGCCAGGTTTATCATGTTTTCtgtatctgtgcaataaaaaatggcccaaaaatagaaatgttaagaatgacataaaATTTTAACATGaatttttctaaaatatttaagaatttctggcactgaacacAAACCACGGGGATGCcccaggtgcccacgaggcaccagggcacgccatgATGGCTTGTGGGCCCCATAGGGACCCCCTCGCTTATCCCTTTAACTCACTTCATCTcttacctctagaaaaaaatccTGGTAGTTGTCTCCCTCGAGTTCTGGCACCCAGACCTGAGATTTTCCATCTCTTTGCTCGGAACTCCATTTTGAAAATTGTTCTGGGGAATTGCTCATTGGTGTGTGACCCCTCCATTGCTGCAATTAGTTTTTACTTTAGTGGGTTATATTTTGCATGATTAGCTCCTCTTAGTGCTACTAAAAATGAGCTTGCATATTGAATTATTTGAGTtacaagtagtttgaatgcttgatatagcctctagacattcATATGGGTATTTGTTATCAATCTTAAGTTTTATTGATGTCATTTTGTGtcccaaaaatttcagaaatttttcatagGAAAAATGAGCTTCTTTCAGAGAAGCTCTTAAGAACGGAATGCCAAGGGAGTCAGTGGGGACTCCTTAGACAGTGACCTCGACATTCCGCGTAGGATTCGGCCGTGCGAATAGCCGCATAATGCCTTCATGAACGAAGGAGGATTCTACCAAGAGTTTACGCAATTCGTTGCAAATGCCAGATTGGTCGATTTTCTCATAGATGAGTGTGCCCAGCACCACAtccttacaaattcctttgtgcaaaatttccATTTCGTGAATAGGCTCGAACCACCCATGGTGTGTTTTGATTTATATGTTTAACATCATGAGATACCGCTTGCTGAATTTTATAGATGTGCTTGATCCCTTCCGACGGGGAATTAAGAGATCCTAAACCAGAGGAGTTTGAGGGCTTCCTCCGCACTTTAATTATGGGAGAGGAAAGGGGCGTGTCGAAATCCTGAGCTACTAGCTTGCAATTTATTGTTGTGCATACTTTGCTTTATTCATAGTGAAATGTTTGACTACTAGAGAGCAAGCTggtatgtgatacgtccattttatatCACACCTtccggagtaattctaatgccttttctcctataatatgcaagatttacacaaagagggagatcaCCGGCAGTTGGaattttggacctgaaaaagctatgtcagagatacctattctgcacatctccgaATGAGCTAAAATTTTATGAAGATTTATTTAGGAATATATAAACAAATTGAAGTAAAGGgacacccaggtgcccactaggcaccagggcctCCTGCCcatcctccggtgcccatcttctggtatataaggtctttttccctagaaaaaataaagagaggactttcgggatggagcgctgctgtcttgaggcagaacttgggcaggagcaccttTTCCTCCaacggagtgattccgccggggggacttccctccgggagggggaaatcaaagccatcatcatcacaaACAACACTCTCATCTTGGGAGGGCCAATCTTTATCAAtgtcttcaacaacaccatctcatctcaaaccctagttcatctgttgtgttcaatctttgtatcaaaacctcatatcggtgcatgtgggtgactagtagtgttgattttatctggtagttgatgctagttggtttatttggtagaatattatatgttcagatccattatactATTTATTATCCCTCtgttcttgagcatggatattatttatgagtagttgcttttgttcttgaggccatgggagaagtcttgtcataagtaatcatctGAATTtgatatttgtttgatattttgatgatgtgtatgttgtgattcgcttagtggtgttatgtgaacgtcgactacatgaaacttgaccatctttgggcctaagggaatgcattgtggagtagctattagatgatgggttgctagagtgatagaagcttgaaccctagtttttgcgctattccgtaaggggctgatttggatccatatgtttaatgctatggttagatgttatcttaattcttctttcatagttgcggatgcttgtgagaggggttaaccataagtgggaggcttgttcaagtaataatagcacccaagcacaggtccacccacatatcaaattatcaaagtagcaaacgcgaatcgaacaaacatgatgaaagtgactagatgaaattctcgtgtgccCTCAAGAATGTTTTACTTATTATAAGCGACCGTTATGGCATGTCCTCttatacaaaaaggattgggctaccttgctgcaattttgttTTCATTATaattactttctcgttacaaattatcttgttataAAAATTTcgttaccaacaatttcagtgcctgcagaaattaccttattgaaaggactacgattgatccgctatactcgtgggtcatcaaaACTCTTTTCTGGTGCAGTTGCCGGGGAGTGGAGCGCTtctggtgagtggaatttggtaaggaaaaaattatattatgtgctgaaatttactgttacttgttactatggagaacaattcTTTGAGGGGTTTGTTAGGGCTATATTCACCTTGACCGGAAGctcaaagagtttctcctcaacctactgcacctactgaaaaaatTGGTTATGATATTCctatgatagagaaacttctagctaatccttatgcaggagatgaaaCACTACATcctgcacctaatctatgtggatgaagtttgtggattatttaagcttgtaggtttacccggagatgaggttaagaagaaggttttccctttatctttgggggggggggaaacattgacttggtataggctatgtgatgatattggagcttgggacTGGAATGGATTGAAATTGgcatttcatcaaaagttttatcctatgcatctagttcatcgtgatcggaattatatatataattttgtcctcgtgaaggagaaagaatagctcaatcttgggggaggcttaaatacaTGATGTATACATGCTCCTATCATGATCTCTCAACGGAAATTATgttacaaaaaatttatgctaggTTTTCTCATGATAAATAAACCATGCTCAATTCTTCTTCGACTGCCtgctttatgaagaaaactattgaattccggtgggaccttcttgaaataattaaacgcaaatctgaagattgggagctTGAGAAAGGTAATGAGTCGGGTAtagcacctaagtttgattgtgttaaatcttttatggataccgatgcttttcaaaagtttatcactaaatatggacttgactctgagatagtagcctctttttgtgaattatttgctactcatgttgacctccccaaggataagtggttcaaatatcatccccctattaaataAAAGATTGAGAAGCCAGTTATAATTAAAGATGAAACTGTTATTTATAAAGTTAACCatgttgtgcctactgcttatattgaaaacccacctttccctattaggataaaggaataTGCTAAAGTCTCAATTGTGGTTAATGAAACTAATACTAGAGCACCTAGAccatctgaacaaattaaagtagaacctagtactgctatggttaaagatctcttggtcgataatattggtgggcattgctacttcttgagcttgcgttgttatttcccttgaagaggaaatggtgatgcaacaaagtagagataagtatttccctcagttaagaaccaaggtatcaatccagtaggaggaacaagcaagtccccaaaagatgcacctgcacaaactaacaaactcTTGCACActacgcgaaaaaggggttgtcaatcccttcacggtcactagcaagagatctaatagagatagatataagagataaataaaaggcaacataaagtaaaggtaaataaattgcagcaaggtatttttaggtttttggttttattgatctgaaaatataatttagaaaatagatccgggggcataggtttcactagaggcttctctcttgaaagaaaatatacgatgggtgaacaaattactgttgagcaattgatataaaagcacatagttatgacgatatctaaggcaatgatcatgaatatagggatcacgtctgtgacaagtagaccgaaacgattctgcatctactactattactccacacatcgaccgactccttcctgcatctagaatattaagttcaagagaacagagtaatgcattgagcaagatgacatgatgtagagggataaactcaagcaatatgatataaacgccatccttttatccttaatggcaacaatataatacgtgcctcgctaccccttctgtcactaggtgaggacaccgcaagattgaacccataacAAAGCACCTCTACCATGGCAAGATAGATaaatttagttggccaaaccaaatcaatagatcggag is a window encoding:
- the LOC123039840 gene encoding cytochrome P450 89A2-like, with translation MEFVLTVLLLSIVLCISAVAVFRRRAWAWAVHDGQQLIIEIRDPTIARRALMDHADAFCNRPLNLFPVALVSGRRRSHSDNLTSVPYDPRWRALRCTLNAAVLHPSRLGHTDPLRLEAMDTLVADLRVRVQCGGGSEIVVRDILNAAVFPLVARMCFSSGVDEGHVCAMRDLLQAFVLAFDGSIDFAGSKTAKLLHWRQWRRFLSFRGKQAELFLPLVNTRRNANRHLTLSGGLPAYLDHLLDARVPVDDDTADGKALRPLIDDELVSLLSEFLGAGPGTVVSSMEWTLAHLVLQPEVQNNIRREVDAVEGALSEARVRQMKYMHAVVLESLRLHPPILVFLRDVADQAVAEILGCAAAAVPTEGMRAHFNLGEIGRDKNPLGPGTRPTPSPSPRHQAHTHAHACVGLVTRI